One genomic region from Sphingobacterium sp. UGAL515B_05 encodes:
- a CDS encoding Lrp/AsnC family transcriptional regulator, producing MTKVEYNLDQVDYKILRLMQDNGRINNADIARELGMAPSAILERVKKLEQKDVILKYSAKINPAAVDQKLLSFIFIKANDIIGEQGVGLALAEIPEVQEVHDIAGDDGYLIKVRTADSTGLVDLMRNTLSKVEGIISTRTTIVLQTVKEDQQVVIPE from the coding sequence ATGACAAAAGTAGAATATAATTTAGACCAAGTCGACTATAAAATCTTGCGCTTAATGCAGGATAATGGACGGATCAACAATGCTGATATCGCAAGAGAATTAGGTATGGCACCATCAGCAATCCTCGAGCGTGTAAAGAAGCTTGAGCAAAAAGATGTGATTTTAAAATATAGTGCTAAGATCAATCCTGCCGCGGTCGATCAAAAACTTTTATCGTTTATTTTTATCAAAGCCAATGATATTATTGGCGAACAGGGTGTAGGGTTGGCACTTGCCGAAATCCCTGAAGTTCAAGAAGTACATGACATTGCAGGTGATGATGGTTATCTTATTAAAGTAAGAACTGCAGATTCTACAGGTTTAGTGGATCTCATGCGAAATACCTTAAGTAAAGTTGAAGGTATTATTTCAACGCGGACAACAATTGTACTTCAGACAGTCAAGGAAGATCAGCAGGTTGTGATACCTGAGTAA
- the metA gene encoding homoserine O-acetyltransferase MetA, with protein sequence MPVKLPNNLPAIELLKKENIFVMSDLRANEQDIRPLRVLVLNLMPLKITTETDFIRLLSNNPLQVEMEFLRLETHVSKNTPEEHLEMFYKSLTEVKENFYDGMIITGAPVEMVAFEEVTYWTEIQTIFDWARTHVTSSLYICWASQAALYHFYGVEKKPLGEKLFGVFKHTTLNKRHPLFRGFDDEFFIPHSRHTTIEKDDLLVKEGLEILSESPEAGIAIVSSRGGREFYLTGHSEYAPFTLDEEYKRDLEKGQEIAMPANYYVDDNPENRPLVRWTSHANLLFNNWLNYFVYQETPFDLKDVVYLGEIKQG encoded by the coding sequence ATGCCGGTCAAACTTCCTAATAACCTTCCTGCCATTGAGCTGTTGAAAAAGGAGAATATATTTGTCATGAGTGATTTAAGAGCAAATGAGCAGGACATTAGACCGCTTCGCGTTTTAGTACTGAACTTGATGCCGCTTAAAATTACGACAGAGACAGATTTTATTCGTTTGCTGTCGAATAATCCTTTGCAGGTGGAAATGGAATTTTTGCGACTTGAAACGCATGTTTCAAAGAACACCCCCGAAGAGCATTTGGAGATGTTTTATAAGAGCTTGACTGAGGTTAAGGAGAATTTCTACGACGGAATGATTATTACGGGAGCTCCAGTTGAAATGGTTGCTTTCGAGGAAGTGACCTACTGGACAGAAATTCAGACCATCTTCGATTGGGCACGAACCCATGTAACATCAAGTTTGTATATCTGTTGGGCGTCTCAAGCTGCATTGTATCATTTCTATGGTGTAGAGAAAAAGCCATTAGGGGAAAAGCTTTTTGGTGTATTTAAGCATACTACGTTAAACAAAAGACATCCGCTATTCCGTGGATTTGATGATGAGTTCTTTATACCGCACAGCCGCCATACGACCATTGAGAAGGATGATCTCCTGGTGAAAGAGGGTTTGGAAATTCTTTCGGAATCGCCGGAAGCAGGTATTGCTATTGTTTCTTCTCGAGGTGGACGAGAATTTTATTTGACGGGACATTCAGAATATGCTCCTTTTACATTGGACGAAGAGTATAAAAGAGACTTGGAAAAAGGGCAGGAGATTGCTATGCCTGCAAATTATTATGTCGATGACAATCCCGAAAATCGTCCTTTAGTGCGCTGGACAAGCCATGCAAACCTGCTTTTCAATAACTGGTTGAATTACTTCGTGTATCAAGAAACTCCTTTTGATCTGAAAGATGTGGTTTACTTAGGCGAAATCAAACAAGGGTAA
- a CDS encoding TlpA disulfide reductase family protein → MRKRVNYSVLFLVSLLFCIPFPGKANTHSVAEGEGNGWTEGYDLSFRDSKNNVLSLNQLKGKVVVINLWATWCPPCLAEMPSLDQLYQDFKGNDSIIILSVDIDGNLSASRKFMAKRKYSLPVYQLNSALPNELSTTSIPTTIILDKAGKLVIKHVGGMNFGSQKFRKSLLDLSKE, encoded by the coding sequence ATGAGAAAAAGAGTAAATTATAGTGTCCTTTTCTTGGTTAGTTTGTTGTTTTGCATCCCATTTCCGGGTAAAGCAAATACGCATTCTGTTGCCGAAGGGGAGGGTAATGGCTGGACCGAAGGGTATGATCTTAGCTTTAGGGACAGTAAAAACAATGTGTTGAGCCTAAATCAACTCAAGGGGAAAGTTGTGGTTATTAATTTATGGGCGACATGGTGCCCACCTTGTCTTGCTGAGATGCCTTCATTGGATCAACTCTATCAGGATTTTAAAGGCAACGATAGTATTATTATTTTGTCTGTCGATATTGATGGAAATCTTAGCGCTTCGAGGAAATTTATGGCGAAAAGAAAATATAGTCTACCTGTCTATCAGTTAAATTCGGCGTTACCGAATGAATTGAGTACCACAAGCATACCCACAACAATTATTTTGGACAAGGCTGGTAAGTTGGTCATTAAGCATGTAGGTGGAATGAATTTTGGGTCGCAGAAATTTAGAAAATCCCTATTAGATTTAAGTAAGGAATAG
- a CDS encoding M13 family metallopeptidase: MKKNLLLAALLACGSLASHAQNNAINVSYMDKTVRPQDDFYNFVNGQWMKTVKIPSDKARWGFFDELRENTDIATLKVLQESLSGQFQKGTDNQKIGDLYKSFVDMKTRNKLGLAPVKPYLTKIAAIKNFDDLYKYLVEVAPIGGNPFFSGYVYAHLKNSDVNTVYLGGGSLGLGRSYYQVKDKKNEETLTDYSNYISALYAKSGQVTKDLKGPKIVAFEKQMAANLKTVEQSRDANGRYNPIAVADLKKMVKNVDIAKYLKDVGFKADTVIVPEIKYYENLDRVFNPENLPLIKEILTFHILNNAASYTTQELNDLYFDFWGRKLKGQKEQRALDKRGVEFVNSIAGELLGKLYVKENFPPKAKAEAEELVSYLVKSFGQHIKGLTWMSDETKVKALDKLAKFKVKIGYPDKWKDYSKLDVGTSLYENVLASSKWAFYQNLAKQDKPVDKSEWGMTPQTVNAYYSPLFNEIVFPAAILQPPFYDYKADAAVNFGGIGAVIGHELSHGFDDQGAKYDGNGNLNNWWSDSDKAKFEAAADALVRQFESYEPVPGVFVNGRFTLGENIGDLGGSSVAFDALQLYLKDKGNPGLIDGFTQDQRFFLSWATIWRTKTTDEFVVNQVKTDPHSPAQYRAFAPIINLDAFHKAWDTKDGDKMFVPVDKRIKIW, encoded by the coding sequence ATGAAGAAAAATCTACTTTTAGCAGCCTTGTTAGCCTGCGGCTCGTTGGCAAGCCATGCGCAAAACAATGCAATAAATGTGAGTTACATGGATAAGACTGTTCGTCCGCAAGATGACTTTTATAATTTTGTGAACGGGCAATGGATGAAAACGGTCAAAATACCTTCCGATAAAGCACGGTGGGGTTTTTTTGACGAATTGCGTGAAAATACCGATATTGCTACTTTGAAGGTTTTGCAAGAATCATTATCTGGACAGTTCCAAAAGGGTACAGACAATCAGAAGATAGGTGATTTGTATAAATCATTTGTGGATATGAAAACACGTAATAAACTTGGTTTAGCGCCTGTTAAACCTTATCTCACTAAAATTGCAGCCATTAAGAATTTCGATGATTTATATAAATATCTTGTTGAGGTAGCACCCATTGGTGGAAATCCTTTTTTTAGTGGCTATGTATATGCGCATCTTAAGAATTCCGATGTCAATACGGTATACCTTGGTGGCGGAAGTCTAGGTTTAGGACGTTCATATTATCAAGTAAAAGACAAGAAGAACGAAGAAACCTTAACTGACTATTCAAATTATATTTCTGCACTTTATGCTAAATCTGGCCAAGTTACGAAGGATTTAAAAGGTCCAAAAATTGTTGCTTTTGAAAAGCAAATGGCCGCAAACCTTAAAACTGTTGAGCAATCACGTGATGCTAATGGTCGATATAATCCGATCGCTGTAGCAGATCTAAAAAAGATGGTTAAAAACGTGGATATTGCAAAGTACCTAAAGGATGTCGGTTTTAAGGCTGATACTGTGATTGTGCCGGAAATAAAGTATTATGAGAATTTGGATCGAGTTTTCAATCCAGAAAATCTACCGCTAATCAAAGAGATATTGACATTTCATATTTTAAATAATGCAGCGTCATATACTACACAGGAGCTTAATGATCTGTATTTTGACTTCTGGGGTCGTAAGTTAAAAGGACAAAAGGAGCAGCGTGCTTTAGATAAGCGTGGTGTGGAATTTGTCAATTCGATCGCAGGAGAATTATTAGGGAAATTATATGTGAAAGAAAACTTCCCTCCGAAGGCCAAAGCTGAAGCTGAAGAACTTGTAAGCTATCTTGTTAAATCTTTCGGGCAGCATATCAAGGGATTAACTTGGATGTCGGATGAAACGAAAGTAAAGGCATTGGACAAACTGGCTAAGTTTAAAGTTAAAATTGGCTATCCGGATAAATGGAAAGATTATAGCAAACTTGATGTTGGTACATCGTTGTATGAAAATGTATTGGCTTCGAGTAAATGGGCATTTTACCAAAATTTGGCGAAACAAGATAAGCCAGTAGACAAGTCTGAATGGGGGATGACTCCGCAGACTGTAAACGCTTATTATAGCCCATTGTTTAACGAGATTGTCTTTCCGGCAGCGATTCTCCAGCCGCCATTTTATGATTATAAGGCTGATGCTGCAGTTAATTTTGGTGGTATCGGTGCGGTAATTGGTCATGAACTTTCGCATGGATTTGACGACCAGGGTGCGAAATACGATGGAAACGGAAACCTGAACAACTGGTGGAGCGACAGTGATAAGGCAAAATTTGAAGCAGCGGCTGATGCTTTGGTACGTCAATTTGAATCCTATGAACCTGTACCGGGCGTTTTTGTGAACGGTCGCTTTACATTGGGGGAGAATATAGGAGATTTGGGAGGCTCATCAGTTGCTTTTGATGCATTGCAACTCTATCTGAAAGATAAAGGAAATCCTGGATTAATAGATGGTTTTACGCAGGACCAGCGCTTTTTCCTTTCCTGGGCTACCATATGGAGAACGAAGACAACAGACGAGTTTGTGGTCAATCAAGTGAAAACTGATCCACATTCTCCGGCTCAGTACCGTGCTTTTGCGCCGATCATTAACCTGGATGCTTTCCATAAAGCTTGGGATACAAAGGACGGCGACAAAATGTTTGTTCCGGTCGATAAGCGTATCAAAATTTGGTAG
- a CDS encoding EamA family transporter codes for MLQGQKKAASPFMVVVAYFIIYVVWGSTFFFIEKALHSFPPFILGSFRFVAASAILMTYCAIKGYKLFNKRSIQEAAIVGFLLLFVDMAGVIWAEQYVSGGVAAIIAAAAAIWFILLDKPKWKENFSSISTVAGVALGFCGVVMLFAEQIMATNDNTDGTLKVIALSILVLGSIAWTVGSLISKYFKKSDKEEKEDLHVMVKTAWQMVTAGVLFNITALFTGEYASFTLRSVAPVDWFNLGYLITFGSILAFSSYIWLLQVRPAMEVSTYAYVNPIIALILSHFFTSHVVTSLQIVGLAVILFSVLLMNWKAYRTKLSSRSKRKKIIQQGNKLENLKTADRQMDANTIPDTELVH; via the coding sequence ATGTTGCAAGGACAAAAAAAGGCAGCTAGCCCATTCATGGTTGTTGTTGCTTATTTCATTATTTATGTGGTATGGGGCTCTACCTTTTTCTTTATAGAAAAAGCATTGCATAGTTTCCCGCCATTTATTTTGGGTTCGTTTCGATTTGTTGCAGCCAGTGCAATCCTAATGACATATTGCGCCATAAAAGGATATAAATTATTTAACAAGCGTTCTATTCAGGAGGCCGCAATCGTAGGTTTTTTATTGCTCTTCGTCGATATGGCAGGGGTTATCTGGGCTGAGCAATATGTATCTGGTGGTGTTGCCGCTATTATTGCTGCCGCTGCTGCAATCTGGTTTATATTATTGGACAAACCAAAATGGAAAGAAAACTTTAGCAGCATTAGCACAGTTGCAGGCGTAGCATTAGGTTTCTGTGGTGTTGTGATGCTATTTGCTGAACAGATCATGGCGACCAATGACAATACAGATGGTACCCTTAAGGTGATTGCCTTATCGATTTTAGTATTGGGTTCTATTGCTTGGACTGTAGGTTCATTGATTTCCAAGTATTTTAAAAAATCTGACAAAGAAGAAAAAGAGGATCTGCATGTTATGGTGAAGACCGCTTGGCAAATGGTTACCGCAGGTGTCCTCTTTAATATCACAGCGCTTTTTACCGGCGAATATGCATCATTTACACTGCGTAGTGTGGCACCTGTTGACTGGTTCAATTTGGGGTATTTAATTACATTTGGCTCAATTCTTGCTTTTAGCTCTTATATTTGGTTATTGCAGGTGCGTCCAGCAATGGAAGTAAGTACCTATGCGTATGTGAACCCAATTATTGCACTTATATTAAGTCATTTTTTCACTTCGCACGTGGTAACCTCCCTGCAAATTGTCGGTTTAGCCGTTATTCTATTTTCAGTCTTGTTAATGAACTGGAAAGCGTATCGCACCAAACTGTCGTCGCGCAGCAAAAGGAAAAAGATCATCCAACAAGGTAATAAGCTGGAGAACTTGAAAACAGCGGATCGCCAAATGGATGCCAATACCATTCCTGACACGGAATTAGTTCACTAG
- a CDS encoding bifunctional metallophosphatase/5'-nucleotidase, whose translation MEELKSINRRSFIKQVGGFSAAVALGSLPFQVDAKSKKVKLTILHTNDVHSRIEPFPMDGGKYQGLAGVARRSTLINKIRKEEEHLLLLDAGDMFQGTPYFNLFGGKLELDLMTKLGYDAGTFGNHEFDNGLNGLVKYLDHAKFPFLTANYDFKGTVLEGKTQDYTIFHKGGIKIGVFGLGVDIEGLVDPNNFKGMKYLDPIEVSNKVVRILKEKHKCDLVICLSHLGYQYENDKVSDLILAAKTSDIDLIIGGHTHTFLNEPTLVTNLKGTKTVVNQVGFAGINLGRIDFIMEPGSEKKQMVASTYQVNPSIPESMLA comes from the coding sequence ATGGAAGAATTAAAATCAATTAACCGAAGATCGTTTATCAAGCAAGTTGGTGGATTTTCTGCTGCAGTTGCTTTGGGATCACTTCCTTTTCAAGTCGACGCGAAGAGTAAGAAGGTAAAACTTACAATTTTACATACCAACGATGTTCATAGCCGTATTGAACCGTTTCCGATGGACGGCGGTAAATATCAGGGATTGGCTGGTGTTGCGCGCCGAAGTACGCTTATCAATAAAATCCGCAAAGAAGAAGAACATCTTCTATTACTGGATGCAGGCGACATGTTTCAAGGTACCCCCTATTTTAATCTTTTTGGAGGAAAACTTGAACTTGATCTCATGACAAAGCTGGGTTATGATGCCGGGACATTCGGAAATCATGAATTTGACAATGGTCTTAACGGTCTTGTAAAATACCTGGATCACGCTAAATTTCCGTTCTTAACGGCCAATTACGACTTCAAAGGAACTGTATTGGAGGGGAAAACCCAGGATTATACCATATTCCATAAAGGCGGAATAAAAATAGGCGTGTTTGGACTAGGAGTAGATATTGAAGGATTGGTTGACCCCAATAACTTCAAAGGAATGAAATATTTGGATCCTATTGAAGTATCCAACAAGGTGGTCCGCATATTGAAGGAAAAACACAAATGTGATTTGGTCATCTGTTTATCGCATTTGGGTTATCAATATGAAAACGATAAAGTGTCCGATCTGATCCTTGCCGCTAAAACCTCAGATATTGACCTAATTATCGGCGGCCATACCCACACCTTCTTAAATGAACCAACACTGGTTACTAATTTAAAAGGAACGAAGACCGTTGTGAATCAAGTCGGTTTTGCCGGGATTAATCTGGGACGTATTGACTTTATTATGGAACCGGGGTCTGAGAAGAAACAAATGGTCGCAAGTACCTATCAGGTCAATCCTTCAATTCCAGAGTCCATGTTGGCATAA
- the acnA gene encoding aconitate hydratase AcnA, which produces MSKEKSIREIEINGKVYQYSAIKDLPEGNITHLPFSIRILLENVLRNHDGFSITDEHVNTLIHWTPQPVDKDIPFKPARILMQDFTGVPAVVDMASLRAEFIRHGKDGQKINPAIPVDLVIDHSVQVDYFGTDYSYDKNVELEYERNRERYELLKWAQKGLKNFTVVPPGMGICHQVNLEYLAKGVIERDNWLFPDTLVGTDSHTPMVNGIGVLGWGVGGIEAEAAMLGQPIFFTCPEVIGLKLIGKIPATCTATDMVLSITKILRDKGVVGKFVEVFGDGLDSLSVTDRATISNMSPEFGCTVTYFPIDDRTLEYMHSTNRSAEQIKIVEDYCKSNLLWRTGKEEIQYSSVVEFDLSSLEPTVSGPKRPQDKILVKDLKTTFSQLLDSEHHRQYVPVLQRSESAWLADGGSGTEFTFGKVPVEHDSPHEVIQESIHAVRIKHNHKEYIVSDGSIAIAAITSCTNTSNPTVMIGAGLLARNAIERGLRTKSWVKTSLAPGSKVVTQYLERSGLSADLDALRFHTVGYGCTSCIGNSGPLPPQIAEAVEKGELIVASVLSGNRNFEARVHPQVKMNFLMSPMLVVAYALVGRVDINLLEEPLDYDPNGQPVYLKDIWPSREDIMETVHACVKQSDFQEVYDVIFDGSTDWQELEVNLDQNYQWDNTSTYIKESPFFENLQAVPNPIQDIQNARVLLYLGDSVTTDHISPAGSFKEETAAGQYLRSHQVSKEDFNSYGSRRGNHEVMMRGTFANVRIKNKITDREGGFSRYFPTNEVKTVYETAMEYRKNNTALIVLAGKEYGSGSSRDWAAKGTFLLGVRAVIAESFERIHRSNLVGMGVAPLVFINDENAEKLGLDGTEVYSISGLETDLTPHKLLSVTAVHDNGTVTNFQVKARLDSAIEIEYFKNDGILQYVLRQYLKNN; this is translated from the coding sequence ATGAGCAAAGAGAAATCAATACGAGAAATTGAAATTAACGGAAAAGTTTACCAGTATAGTGCTATTAAAGATCTTCCTGAAGGTAATATCACACACCTGCCATTTAGTATCCGCATCCTACTGGAAAATGTATTGCGTAACCATGATGGATTCAGTATCACGGACGAGCATGTCAATACCCTGATTCATTGGACTCCACAACCTGTTGACAAGGATATACCCTTCAAACCAGCCAGAATTTTAATGCAGGACTTTACCGGAGTACCTGCTGTAGTCGATATGGCATCGCTTCGTGCCGAATTTATCCGGCATGGCAAGGATGGACAAAAAATAAATCCCGCTATCCCTGTGGATCTAGTTATTGATCATTCCGTTCAGGTCGATTACTTTGGCACAGACTACTCGTATGACAAGAATGTCGAGTTGGAATATGAACGCAACCGCGAGCGTTATGAACTCCTTAAATGGGCACAGAAAGGATTAAAAAATTTCACCGTTGTTCCGCCGGGTATGGGTATCTGCCATCAGGTCAATTTAGAATATCTTGCCAAAGGAGTAATTGAACGCGACAATTGGCTTTTTCCGGATACCTTAGTAGGGACGGATTCGCATACACCAATGGTCAATGGTATTGGTGTACTGGGTTGGGGAGTTGGTGGTATTGAGGCTGAAGCAGCCATGCTTGGACAACCGATCTTTTTCACCTGTCCTGAAGTTATCGGCCTTAAACTTATCGGCAAAATACCGGCGACATGCACCGCCACAGACATGGTTCTTTCGATAACAAAAATACTTCGCGATAAAGGTGTTGTGGGCAAATTTGTTGAAGTATTTGGCGATGGATTGGACAGCCTTTCAGTTACAGATCGTGCGACAATTTCCAATATGTCCCCAGAATTTGGCTGTACAGTTACCTATTTTCCGATTGATGACCGAACCCTTGAATACATGCATAGCACCAATCGAAGTGCAGAGCAGATTAAAATTGTTGAAGATTATTGTAAAAGCAATTTACTCTGGCGCACTGGCAAGGAAGAAATTCAATATTCGTCGGTCGTTGAATTCGATTTATCAAGCCTTGAACCAACTGTATCTGGGCCCAAAAGGCCTCAGGATAAAATTCTAGTGAAGGATTTAAAAACCACATTTTCACAACTTTTGGACAGCGAACACCATCGACAATATGTCCCTGTTTTGCAGCGATCGGAATCTGCCTGGCTTGCTGACGGCGGTTCAGGAACAGAGTTTACCTTTGGTAAGGTACCTGTCGAACATGATTCACCGCATGAAGTTATTCAAGAGTCTATTCATGCCGTTCGCATCAAACACAATCATAAGGAGTATATTGTCAGTGATGGCAGTATTGCGATCGCAGCTATAACAAGCTGTACCAACACCTCGAACCCTACGGTCATGATCGGTGCAGGATTATTGGCCCGTAACGCCATCGAGCGCGGACTTCGCACCAAATCCTGGGTAAAGACCTCTTTAGCCCCTGGCTCAAAAGTCGTTACGCAATACCTTGAAAGATCAGGACTTAGTGCTGATCTTGATGCCCTGCGTTTTCATACCGTAGGTTACGGTTGTACCTCCTGTATTGGAAACTCCGGTCCTCTTCCACCACAAATAGCAGAAGCGGTGGAAAAAGGTGAATTGATTGTTGCCTCGGTATTATCTGGTAACCGAAATTTTGAGGCCCGTGTGCATCCACAAGTCAAAATGAACTTCTTAATGTCGCCGATGCTTGTTGTGGCCTATGCACTGGTCGGAAGAGTGGATATTAATCTCTTGGAGGAACCATTGGATTACGACCCTAACGGTCAGCCCGTATATCTGAAAGATATTTGGCCAAGCCGCGAGGATATTATGGAAACCGTCCATGCTTGCGTCAAACAATCGGATTTCCAAGAAGTCTATGATGTCATCTTCGACGGATCGACAGACTGGCAAGAACTTGAAGTGAATCTTGATCAAAATTACCAGTGGGACAACACGTCTACCTACATCAAAGAATCGCCATTTTTTGAAAATCTACAAGCCGTTCCTAATCCAATACAGGATATTCAGAATGCAAGGGTATTACTTTATCTAGGTGACTCGGTGACTACGGATCATATCTCACCCGCTGGTTCATTCAAAGAAGAAACTGCAGCTGGACAATACCTCAGATCACATCAGGTAAGTAAAGAAGATTTCAATTCTTACGGATCTAGACGTGGGAACCACGAGGTCATGATGCGCGGAACATTTGCCAATGTGCGTATTAAAAACAAAATTACCGATCGTGAGGGTGGATTTAGCCGTTACTTCCCCACCAATGAGGTGAAGACGGTGTATGAAACCGCAATGGAATATCGCAAAAACAACACAGCGCTCATCGTACTGGCCGGAAAAGAGTATGGTTCGGGTTCCTCCAGAGATTGGGCAGCAAAGGGCACATTCCTTCTTGGCGTACGCGCGGTTATTGCTGAAAGTTTCGAGCGTATTCACCGAAGTAATCTTGTCGGTATGGGCGTAGCACCTCTTGTCTTTATCAATGACGAAAACGCAGAGAAATTAGGACTAGATGGAACAGAAGTTTATAGCATCTCGGGGCTTGAGACCGATTTAACACCCCATAAACTTCTCTCGGTAACGGCGGTACATGACAATGGAACGGTAACCAATTTTCAAGTGAAAGCAAGACTCGATTCAGCCATTGAAATAGAGTATTTTAAGAATGACGGTATTCTACAATATGTGCTGCGTCAGTATTTAAAGAACAACTAA
- a CDS encoding 5'-nucleotidase C-terminal domain-containing protein, with translation MNISKQIAFIGSLGVASLLMVTGCTKQLHPTQKDFQQYHINSDMQADPAVVSIYEPFKHKMEAEMNRVIGHADKALTKEKTAETLMGNFFCEALLWMSEHNAHNPADLAFATKGGIRNDLKAGDITVGHIFEVMPFENTLTILELKGSQIRQLADYIATTHGQPIAGMTLTITGNKVQDIKIKGQAIEDDKLYKLVTYDYLANGGDNLTLLTQPVSRADYPQRMREGLIEYVSELTKEGKKVNAELDGRIKIN, from the coding sequence ATGAATATATCGAAGCAAATTGCCTTTATTGGTAGCCTTGGTGTCGCTTCGCTTTTGATGGTTACAGGTTGTACAAAACAGCTCCATCCAACGCAAAAAGATTTCCAACAATATCATATCAATAGCGATATGCAAGCTGATCCTGCAGTCGTATCAATCTACGAGCCCTTCAAGCACAAAATGGAAGCGGAAATGAACCGTGTGATTGGACATGCGGACAAAGCATTGACAAAAGAGAAAACAGCGGAAACATTAATGGGCAACTTTTTTTGTGAAGCCTTGTTGTGGATGAGTGAACATAATGCCCATAACCCTGCGGATTTAGCGTTCGCAACAAAGGGTGGGATTCGAAATGACCTTAAAGCAGGAGATATTACCGTAGGACATATTTTCGAGGTTATGCCCTTTGAGAACACATTGACAATACTCGAACTCAAGGGTAGTCAGATTCGTCAGCTTGCTGACTATATTGCAACAACACATGGTCAACCTATTGCTGGAATGACTTTGACAATTACAGGCAACAAAGTTCAGGACATCAAGATCAAAGGTCAAGCTATTGAAGACGATAAGTTATATAAACTAGTGACCTATGATTATCTTGCCAATGGTGGTGACAACCTTACCCTGTTGACACAACCTGTATCGCGGGCAGACTATCCGCAACGTATGCGTGAAGGTTTGATTGAATATGTGAGTGAATTAACGAAAGAAGGCAAAAAAGTAAATGCAGAATTAGATGGAAGAATTAAAATCAATTAA
- a CDS encoding MFS transporter, whose product MKRILSIYLDSFKGLSQAAWLLAIVMLINRMGSMVIPFLGLYMTQVLHFDIKQVGVVLMSYGFGSVCGSYIGGWLTDRIGSFKVQFGSLVLAAPLFLLIPHFKEVQSLSIMIFTLSLIFDAFRPANSVSVASYAKPENITRAFSLNRLAINLGFSIGPAVAGFLATISFNWIFYGNSFAVLCAAVIFFVFFHKREKRSDIKSKKEIIPENGLPQKGRNPYTDVPFVLFNIFCCIFSFCFFQLITTLPLFYREVHHLNEHQIGFLLGWSGFVIVLLEMFIVHIAEKRFSLISTLVFGTFLCASSYAMLNFTGGLSWLYFTFFIFGLGEMLTLPFMATVSVNRSTPKTQGAYMGFNSLAFSAANIFSPLLGTSIVDSFGFTTLWWATALTLSATAIGFYLVLKWMK is encoded by the coding sequence ATGAAAAGAATTTTATCGATATACCTCGACTCCTTTAAGGGACTGTCTCAAGCCGCATGGCTACTTGCCATAGTTATGCTCATCAATAGAATGGGAAGTATGGTGATTCCCTTTCTTGGTCTCTACATGACCCAGGTTCTACATTTTGACATTAAACAGGTCGGTGTGGTATTGATGAGTTATGGATTCGGCTCCGTTTGTGGTTCCTATATAGGTGGCTGGCTGACTGATCGGATTGGTAGTTTCAAGGTTCAGTTCGGAAGTCTCGTATTGGCCGCTCCTTTATTCTTACTGATTCCACATTTCAAAGAGGTGCAGTCGTTATCCATCATGATTTTTACGTTAAGCTTAATCTTTGATGCCTTTAGACCTGCAAACTCGGTGTCAGTGGCGAGTTACGCTAAACCAGAAAATATCACGCGCGCTTTTTCATTGAATCGCCTAGCCATAAATTTGGGGTTTTCAATCGGCCCAGCGGTTGCTGGCTTTTTGGCCACCATCTCATTCAATTGGATCTTTTATGGAAATTCTTTTGCCGTCCTTTGCGCTGCAGTGATTTTCTTTGTCTTTTTTCATAAGCGAGAAAAAAGAAGCGATATCAAATCAAAAAAAGAGATTATTCCTGAAAACGGATTGCCTCAAAAAGGACGAAATCCTTATACAGACGTGCCTTTTGTCTTATTCAATATCTTTTGTTGTATTTTCTCATTTTGTTTCTTTCAGCTGATTACGACTTTACCCCTTTTCTACCGTGAGGTTCATCATTTGAACGAACACCAAATCGGATTTCTACTCGGTTGGAGTGGTTTCGTTATCGTATTGCTGGAGATGTTTATCGTCCATATCGCTGAAAAAAGATTCTCGTTAATTAGCACGCTCGTCTTTGGAACATTTTTATGTGCCAGCTCTTATGCCATGCTAAATTTTACAGGCGGGCTGAGTTGGTTATATTTCACATTTTTTATATTTGGTCTCGGCGAAATGCTGACATTACCCTTTATGGCAACGGTTTCTGTTAACCGCTCGACACCCAAAACACAAGGAGCATACATGGGCTTCAATTCCCTTGCTTTTTCAGCTGCAAATATATTTTCACCACTTTTAGGGACAAGCATAGTTGACTCCTTTGGTTTCACAACACTATGGTGGGCAACTGCATTGACTTTATCTGCAACGGCAATCGGGTTCTATTTAGTTCTGAAATGGATGAAATAG